A region of Deinococcus rubellus DNA encodes the following proteins:
- the cdaA gene encoding diadenylate cyclase CdaA has product MLLTSSLKDLLDILLVATLFYQGYMLLSGTRAVNVLRGVGVFVLAWGVSNFLQLAALNSLLGRIAPVGLFALVVVFQPELRAALEQIGRTRVRDVGASGAALQDISRAMERMAERKTGALIAIERRTPLGEYAATGVKLDAQISAPFIEALFARNAPLHDGGMIVQSGRVMAAACLFPLQASDGIYRRYGTRHRAAIGLSELTDAVVLVVSEERGSIRLATGGRLSADLTGAELRDRLRELVYE; this is encoded by the coding sequence GTGCTGCTCACCTCGTCACTCAAAGACCTGCTCGACATCCTGCTGGTGGCCACCCTGTTTTATCAGGGCTACATGCTGCTCAGCGGCACCCGCGCCGTGAACGTGCTGCGCGGCGTGGGCGTGTTCGTGCTGGCCTGGGGGGTCTCCAACTTCCTGCAACTGGCGGCGCTCAATTCGCTGCTGGGCCGCATTGCGCCGGTGGGGTTGTTCGCACTGGTGGTGGTCTTTCAGCCCGAGCTGCGCGCCGCTCTGGAGCAGATCGGACGCACCCGTGTGCGCGATGTGGGGGCCAGCGGCGCGGCCCTGCAAGACATCTCGCGGGCGATGGAGCGCATGGCCGAGCGCAAGACCGGCGCGCTGATCGCCATCGAGCGCCGCACCCCGCTGGGCGAGTACGCCGCCACCGGGGTCAAGCTCGACGCCCAGATCAGCGCGCCGTTTATTGAAGCCCTGTTTGCCCGCAACGCCCCGCTGCACGACGGCGGCATGATCGTGCAGTCGGGGCGGGTCATGGCCGCCGCCTGCCTCTTTCCCTTGCAGGCCAGTGACGGCATCTACCGACGCTACGGCACCCGCCACCGCGCCGCCATCGGCCTGTCGGAACTCACCGACGCGGTGGTGCTGGTGGTCAGCGAGGAGCGCGGCAGCATCCGGCTGGCGACGGGCGGGCGGCTGAGTGCCGACCTGACCGGCGCGGAGCTGCGTGACCGCCTGCGCGAACTGGTGTACGAGTGA
- a CDS encoding CdaR family protein translates to MSRPGPDPHQPASSRPVQAARYWWQRLLHNLPQKFLALLLAFGLWFVATEDRRANIQQTYDVALDVRDTTGGQEKRAIDGLNPASVRVTLSGSRQRLGALNASDIGAYVDVTDLPDGEFSRTVRVVGPDGTRSLKVVPTVAQGRIDAELSRSQPIILSVTAPPNNSVPRYVLSPRQVTVSGPSQVVDSVARVVTVPVTLLQGDQLETRLLALDAQGQPVKVRLTPASTTVARIDSGSLPVRSVPVRLNTPPGNVRVLSSNIEPATVRLIGPEDVLAAISSVTATVAYRSGSFSSQPPLVVPDGVRVLDRVTVQIKAETK, encoded by the coding sequence GTGAGCCGCCCCGGTCCCGATCCACATCAACCTGCGTCCAGCCGCCCGGTTCAGGCGGCGCGCTACTGGTGGCAGCGGCTGCTGCACAACCTGCCGCAGAAATTCCTGGCCCTGCTGCTGGCCTTCGGACTGTGGTTCGTCGCCACCGAGGACCGCCGCGCCAACATCCAGCAGACCTACGACGTGGCGCTCGACGTGCGCGACACCACCGGGGGCCAGGAGAAGCGGGCCATTGACGGTCTGAATCCGGCCAGCGTGCGCGTGACGCTCAGCGGCAGCCGCCAGCGCCTCGGCGCGCTCAATGCCAGCGACATCGGCGCGTATGTGGACGTGACCGATCTGCCCGACGGAGAATTCAGCCGCACCGTGCGGGTGGTCGGCCCCGACGGCACCCGCAGCCTCAAGGTGGTGCCCACCGTGGCGCAGGGCCGCATCGACGCCGAACTCAGCCGCAGCCAGCCGATCATCCTGAGCGTCACCGCCCCGCCCAACAACAGCGTGCCGAGGTACGTGCTCTCGCCGCGCCAGGTGACGGTCAGCGGGCCGAGTCAGGTCGTGGACAGCGTGGCACGGGTCGTGACGGTGCCGGTGACGCTGCTTCAGGGCGACCAGCTCGAAACCCGCTTGCTGGCCCTCGACGCGCAGGGCCAGCCGGTCAAAGTGCGCCTGACCCCGGCCAGCACCACGGTGGCCCGCATCGACAGCGGCAGCCTGCCGGTTCGCAGCGTGCCGGTCAGGCTCAATACTCCGCCCGGCAATGTGCGGGTCCTGTCGTCGAACATCGAACCCGCCACTGTGAGATTGATCGGCCCCGAGGACGTGCTCGCGGCCATCAGCAGCGTGACGGCCACCGTCGCCTACCGCAGCGGCTCCTTCAGCAGCCAGCCGCCGCTGGTGGTGCCCGACGGCGTGCGGGTGCTTGACCGGGTGACGGTGCAGATCAAGGCGGAAACCAAATAA